A window from Streptomyces sp. NBC_00335 encodes these proteins:
- a CDS encoding futalosine hydrolase — MRALIVTAVTAEADSVVRGLSGPVPHPDHVPVDEHSPDHAPGGEPPRTLPGGYLIHRRGAFDVLVAGVGPAAAAAGTATALALASAPGYGLVVSAGIGGGFAPAAPIGSLVVADAIVAADLGADTPQGFLTVTELGFGRSVHLPPAELAARAAEATGALLAPVLTVSTVTGTAARTTALAARHPLAGAEAMEGFGVAEAAAAHGLPVLEVRAVSNAVGPRDRDAWRIGEALTALADGFRALGPVLASWGGPS; from the coding sequence ATGCGCGCGCTCATCGTGACCGCGGTGACGGCGGAGGCCGACTCCGTCGTCCGAGGCCTGTCCGGTCCGGTCCCTCATCCGGACCACGTCCCCGTCGACGAGCACAGCCCGGACCACGCCCCCGGTGGCGAACCGCCGCGCACCCTCCCCGGCGGTTACCTCATCCACCGCCGGGGAGCCTTCGACGTGCTGGTCGCCGGAGTCGGCCCGGCCGCCGCGGCCGCCGGCACGGCGACCGCCCTGGCGCTCGCGTCGGCCCCCGGCTACGGCCTCGTCGTCTCCGCCGGCATCGGCGGCGGGTTCGCGCCCGCCGCCCCGATCGGCTCCCTCGTGGTCGCCGACGCGATCGTCGCCGCCGACCTGGGCGCCGACACCCCGCAGGGGTTCCTCACCGTCACGGAACTCGGCTTCGGCCGCAGCGTGCACCTGCCTCCCGCAGAGCTCGCCGCGCGCGCCGCCGAGGCGACCGGGGCGCTGCTCGCGCCCGTACTGACCGTCTCCACCGTCACCGGCACGGCCGCCCGTACGACCGCCCTCGCCGCCCGGCACCCGCTCGCCGGGGCCGAGGCCATGGAGGGCTTCGGGGTCGCCGAGGCCGCCGCCGCCCACGGGCTGCCCGTGCTGGAGGTCCGTGCCGTCTCCAACGCCGTGGGCCCCCGGGACCGCGACGCCTGGCGGATCGGCGAGGCGCTGACGGCGCTGGCCGACGGCTTCCGCGCCCTGGGCCCCGTACTCGCTTCCTGGGGAGGACCTTCATGA